The Chitinophagaceae bacterium genome window below encodes:
- a CDS encoding OmpH family outer membrane protein, whose protein sequence is MEAEKFQQEYQTRYQQIGQRQQTLQGQHLESQAKAIDDIQKKINDYLKEFNKSGQYNFIFSTQQGNPTLYFKDTAFNITPQVVKGLNEAYQQSKKK, encoded by the coding sequence ATGGAAGCTGAAAAGTTTCAGCAGGAATATCAAACAAGATATCAGCAGATCGGTCAACGCCAGCAAACACTGCAGGGCCAGCATCTTGAAAGTCAGGCAAAAGCTATTGACGATATTCAGAAAAAAATCAATGATTACCTGAAGGAGTTTAATAAGAGTGGCCAATACAATTTTATTTTTTCAACTCAGCAAGGGAACCCTACTCTGTACTTCAAGGACACTGCATTTAACATTACCCCCCAGGTTGTAAAGGGACTGAACGAAGCATACCAGCAATCAAAGAAGAAATAA